One part of the Thermoanaerobacterium sp. CMT5567-10 genome encodes these proteins:
- the spoVAC gene encoding stage V sporulation protein AC: MEKDVKKQQEYKDIAQKYEPKPTLIKNIIWAFVAGGLICDIGQFFLNLFVSRGMSPEQAGTPVAIIMVFLGSFFTGIGIYDDIGRFAGAGSVVPITGFANSIVAPAMEFKREGFVFGVASRMFNIAGPVIVYGVGTSIVVGLVYYFLK; encoded by the coding sequence ATGGAGAAGGATGTTAAGAAACAACAGGAATACAAAGATATTGCCCAGAAATATGAACCTAAGCCAACATTGATAAAAAATATTATATGGGCTTTTGTTGCAGGCGGATTAATATGTGACATTGGTCAATTTTTTCTCAATTTGTTTGTCTCACGTGGCATGAGCCCTGAACAAGCAGGTACTCCTGTTGCAATAATAATGGTTTTTTTAGGTTCATTTTTTACAGGAATAGGCATTTACGACGATATTGGGCGCTTTGCTGGTGCAGGTTCGGTCGTGCCTATAACAGGCTTTGCAAATTCAATTGTTGCGCCAGCGATGGAGTTTAAAAGAGAGGGATTTGTATTTGGCGTTGCTTCTAGAATGTTTAATATAGCTGGACCAGTAATTGTTTATGGTGTTGGAACATCAATTGTTGTAGGACTGGTGTATTATTTTCTGAAATAA
- a CDS encoding dodecin family protein: MAVVKILNVVGDSTKSWDDAIQNAVAEAAKTVDNISGIEVLNQTANVKNGKIVEYKANIQIAFRVDR; this comes from the coding sequence ATGGCTGTAGTAAAAATCTTAAATGTAGTTGGAGATTCAACAAAAAGTTGGGATGATGCCATACAAAATGCAGTTGCAGAAGCGGCAAAGACGGTTGATAATATTTCAGGAATAGAAGTGTTAAACCAAACTGCCAATGTAAAGAACGGCAAAATTGTTGAATATAAAGCTAATATACAAATAGCATTTAGAGTGGATAGATAA
- the spoIIAB gene encoding anti-sigma F factor gives MSYSNKMELKFLSKSQNESFARTVVAAFAAQLDPTIEEVADIKTAVSEAVTNCIIHGYENKIDYIILKAEIEGNKLIVEVIDNGVGIEDIEKAMEPLYTTKPDEDRSGMGFTVMQTFMDELEVESEKGKGTRVKMVKYINTNK, from the coding sequence ATGAGCTATTCAAATAAAATGGAATTGAAATTTTTAAGCAAGTCACAAAATGAATCTTTTGCACGAACAGTTGTCGCTGCTTTTGCAGCTCAGTTGGATCCTACAATTGAGGAAGTAGCAGATATTAAAACGGCTGTTTCTGAAGCTGTGACAAATTGCATAATTCATGGATATGAAAATAAGATAGATTATATAATTTTAAAAGCGGAGATAGAAGGCAATAAATTAATAGTAGAAGTAATTGACAATGGAGTTGGAATAGAAGATATTGAAAAAGCCATGGAACCTTTATATACAACGAAACCTGACGAAGATAGATCGGGAATGGGTTTTACAGTTATGCAGACATTTATGGATGAATTAGAAGTTGAGTCGGAAAAAGGCAAAGGTACCAGAGTTAAAATGGTTAAATACATCAATACAAATAAATGA
- a CDS encoding anti-sigma factor antagonist (This anti-anti-sigma factor, or anti-sigma factor antagonist, belongs to a family that includes characterized members SpoIIAA, RsbV, RsfA, and RsfB.) produces the protein MDINFMKKNDILIVKVKGELDHHTSDIFKESINNEYQKGYKNIILDLKDLNFMDSSGIGMILGRYKMAKDKHGTLAIVGANSQLLKVIELSGILRVINCYKSIEEAIESMQRGI, from the coding sequence ATGGATATAAATTTTATGAAAAAAAATGATATATTAATAGTTAAAGTAAAGGGAGAGTTAGATCATCATACCTCAGATATTTTTAAAGAATCTATAAATAACGAATATCAAAAAGGCTATAAAAATATTATACTAGATTTAAAAGATTTAAATTTCATGGACAGCTCAGGCATAGGTATGATTCTTGGAAGGTATAAGATGGCAAAAGATAAACATGGTACATTAGCAATTGTAGGAGCTAATTCACAACTTTTGAAAGTTATAGAGTTGTCTGGAATTTTAAGAGTTATAAACTGTTATAAATCAATTGAAGAAGCTATTGAAAGCATGCAAAGGGGGATATAA
- the sigF gene encoding RNA polymerase sporulation sigma factor SigF, with the protein MIEKDSERNEDVNELIRKSKNNDKLSLEKLLKENSGLIWSIVKKFSNRGYEAEDLYQIGCIGFVKAINKFDESYNVKLSTYAVPIILGEIKRFLRDDGLIKVSRSLKELSNKAYYIKDELEKELNREPTIQEIASKLNVTAEEIAMAFESTATAEYLYDNSQHNEDDNMLLIEKIGSEDNEYDIEDKLALRMVLKKLNSRERQIIVLRYFKDMTQTEVSKILGISQVQVSRIEKKVLKKLKEQLQEV; encoded by the coding sequence ATGATAGAAAAAGATAGTGAAAGGAATGAAGATGTAAATGAACTTATAAGAAAATCTAAAAATAATGACAAATTATCGCTGGAAAAGTTGTTAAAGGAAAATAGTGGTCTTATCTGGAGTATTGTAAAAAAGTTTTCTAATAGGGGATATGAAGCGGAAGACCTCTATCAAATTGGGTGTATAGGATTTGTTAAAGCTATAAATAAATTTGATGAGTCCTATAATGTAAAACTGTCTACATATGCTGTTCCTATTATACTAGGCGAAATTAAAAGATTTTTACGAGACGATGGTCTTATAAAAGTGAGTCGGTCATTGAAAGAGTTGTCGAATAAGGCTTATTATATAAAAGATGAATTAGAAAAAGAATTAAATAGAGAGCCAACTATTCAAGAAATTGCGTCTAAACTTAATGTTACAGCCGAAGAAATTGCGATGGCATTTGAATCAACAGCAACTGCTGAATACTTGTATGACAATTCACAGCACAACGAAGATGATAACATGCTTTTGATAGAGAAAATAGGCAGTGAAGATAATGAGTATGATATTGAAGATAAACTTGCACTGAGAATGGTTCTTAAAAAATTAAATTCAAGAGAAAGACAGATTATAGTTCTGAGATATTTTAAAGATATGACACAAACTGAAGTGTCAAAGATTCTTGGAATATCGCAGGTGCAAGTATCAAGAATTGAAAAAAAAGTGTTAAAAAAATTAAAAGAACAACTTCAAGAAGTGTAA
- the spoVAE gene encoding stage V sporulation protein AE: MDYIRAFVVGGLICVIAQILMDKTKLTPARILVLYVTIGAILGGFGIYKKLIDFGGAGATVPLLGFGNSLAQGAIKAVKKDGIIGAFTGGLTATAGGISAAVFFGYLFSIIFNPKTKK, from the coding sequence ATGGATTATATACGTGCTTTCGTTGTTGGGGGATTAATATGCGTTATTGCTCAAATACTGATGGACAAGACAAAGTTAACGCCTGCTAGGATTTTAGTTCTTTATGTAACAATTGGTGCTATACTAGGTGGTTTCGGAATATATAAAAAATTAATAGATTTCGGTGGCGCAGGTGCAACTGTACCACTTTTAGGCTTTGGAAATTCGCTAGCACAGGGTGCGATTAAAGCAGTAAAAAAAGACGGGATTATAGGTGCTTTTACAGGAGGATTGACAGCGACGGCTGGAGGTATTTCGGCAGCAGTTTTTTTTGGCTATTTATTTTCAATAATATTTAATCCAAAAACAAAGAAATAA
- the spoVAD gene encoding stage V sporulation protein AD — MAQKKMGSQTVKFVNPPSIISSGTIVGPKEGQGPLRDYFDMILTDDTYGEKSWEKAECKMFQDSVNLALKKASLNINDIDYLIGGDLLNQIITSSFAARQFNVPTFGLYGACSTMAEGLSIGSMLIDGGFADYVIVTTSSHFSTAERQYRFPLEQGVQRPFTAQWTVTGSGSSLLSSTGSGPYITHVTTGKVVDLGMKDANNMGAAMAPAAADTIITHFNDTGFTINDYDLIITGDMARVGKSILMELLNKDGLNIEDKYKDCGIEIYDESQDVHSGGSGAGCSAVVLNGWLLSQIKNGTFNRVLFIATGALLSPTSTQQGESIPGIAHAVTISRYT; from the coding sequence ATGGCACAAAAGAAAATGGGTTCTCAAACTGTTAAATTTGTAAATCCGCCATCTATAATATCTTCAGGTACTATTGTAGGTCCAAAAGAAGGGCAAGGACCTTTAAGAGACTATTTTGATATGATTTTAACCGATGATACTTATGGTGAAAAGAGTTGGGAAAAGGCAGAGTGTAAAATGTTTCAGGATTCAGTTAATTTAGCTTTAAAAAAAGCAAGTTTAAATATTAACGATATAGATTATTTAATAGGAGGAGACCTACTAAATCAAATAATCACTTCTAGTTTTGCTGCAAGGCAATTTAATGTGCCAACATTTGGTTTGTATGGAGCTTGTTCCACAATGGCAGAAGGACTGTCAATAGGTTCTATGCTAATAGACGGTGGTTTTGCAGATTATGTAATTGTAACAACATCAAGTCATTTTTCTACTGCAGAAAGGCAATATAGATTTCCTTTGGAGCAAGGTGTACAAAGGCCATTTACGGCACAGTGGACAGTGACAGGTTCAGGCTCATCACTGTTATCTTCTACTGGCAGTGGTCCATATATAACACATGTTACTACTGGAAAAGTTGTGGATTTAGGGATGAAAGATGCTAATAATATGGGTGCTGCGATGGCACCTGCTGCAGCCGATACCATAATAACACATTTTAACGATACTGGTTTTACTATAAACGACTATGATTTAATAATAACAGGCGATATGGCAAGAGTGGGAAAAAGCATTTTAATGGAGCTACTCAATAAAGACGGTTTAAATATAGAAGATAAATATAAGGACTGTGGAATAGAAATATACGATGAATCGCAGGATGTGCATTCTGGTGGTAGTGGAGCTGGATGTTCGGCAGTTGTTTTAAATGGATGGCTGTTGAGTCAGATTAAAAATGGAACTTTTAACAGAGTTTTGTTTATAGCAACAGGTGCGCTATTGTCCCCCACAAGTACACAGCAAGGAGAGTCAATACCTGGTATAGCACATGCTGTTACTATTTCAAGATACACATAG